The Marinilongibacter aquaticus genome has a window encoding:
- the secG gene encoding preprotein translocase subunit SecG, with product MFTTLLILMIIAAILLIVVILIQNPKDGGLSSEFGGSSTSQMFGVQKTGDILEQLTWGFFAFIVVGALATGIFMRVGEGGVQNSALDVETQQTSPTAPALNIPATPEPAGDTPAESTPAE from the coding sequence ATGTTTACTACTTTATTGATATTGATGATCATCGCAGCGATTTTGCTAATCGTGGTCATTTTAATTCAAAACCCGAAAGACGGAGGATTGTCGAGCGAATTTGGTGGAAGTTCCACTTCGCAAATGTTTGGTGTGCAAAAAACGGGTGACATCTTGGAACAATTGACTTGGGGATTCTTCGCGTTCATCGTTGTGGGAGCCTTGGCTACGGGCATTTTCATGCGTGTGGGCGAAGGCGGCGTGCAAAACAGTGCCTTGGATGTGGAAACACAACAAACCTCACCTACCGCTCCTGCTTTGAATATCCCCGCAACTCCAGAACCCGCAGGCGATACTCCAGCAGAAAGCACTCCTGCCGAATAA
- a CDS encoding TraB/GumN family protein: MRAQSALFLSCFLLFSPLSSARNPVDSAVYKTILFEITSPQSLHRSYLFGTHHAFGKPFFDSLTKANQALQNSDVLIKENRNVPGHLAEDIINRRNAKTKWSKFLNKTDLAFINDLFSSSPTDFQKMTPAEMQAFLNRYFKSQVCLSKNPSDTSLSLDDYIGLNAEQQNMKLIGLETTEEQIALLNKDVAGMPVKVHKRRLSAVINHIRTQNTNNCGETDWYARMQIDYHFEEACKNTLILSDRNNKWMSTIEKQIEANNCFIVVGLSHLMYSCGLVNQLREKGYSLKAIPVK; this comes from the coding sequence ATGCGAGCCCAATCCGCTTTATTCCTTTCTTGTTTTTTACTGTTTTCGCCGCTTAGTTCCGCTCGAAATCCTGTGGATTCCGCGGTCTACAAAACCATTCTTTTCGAAATCACGAGTCCGCAATCCTTGCACCGCTCCTATTTGTTTGGCACGCACCATGCTTTTGGTAAACCCTTTTTCGATTCTTTGACAAAAGCAAACCAAGCTTTACAGAATAGCGATGTGCTCATAAAAGAAAACCGAAACGTTCCGGGGCATTTGGCCGAAGACATTATCAACAGGCGAAACGCCAAAACCAAATGGTCTAAATTTTTAAACAAAACAGATTTAGCTTTCATAAACGACTTGTTTTCTTCCAGCCCGACCGATTTCCAGAAAATGACACCTGCAGAAATGCAGGCTTTTTTAAACCGGTATTTCAAATCTCAAGTTTGTCTATCGAAAAACCCCTCCGACACCTCGCTTTCGCTTGACGATTACATTGGCCTAAATGCCGAGCAGCAAAACATGAAATTGATCGGACTGGAAACGACAGAAGAGCAGATTGCCCTTTTGAACAAAGATGTGGCAGGCATGCCTGTAAAAGTGCACAAAAGAAGGCTTTCGGCTGTGATAAACCATATCCGAACACAAAACACGAACAATTGCGGAGAAACAGATTGGTACGCCCGCATGCAGATTGACTATCATTTTGAAGAAGCCTGCAAGAATACGTTGATCTTAAGCGACAGAAACAACAAATGGATGTCGACAATTGAAAAACAAATAGAAGCGAACAATTGCTTTATCGTGGTTGGGCTTAGCCATTTGATGTACAGTTGCGGCTTGGTAAACCAATTGCGAGAAAAAGGCTACTCGCTAAAAGCGATACCCGTAAAATAG
- a CDS encoding co-chaperone GroES, whose protein sequence is MSVNVKPLADRVLVEAAPAEEKTAFGIIIPDTAKEKPQKGKVVAVGPGKKDEPMSVKEGDVVLYGKYSGTELSIDGKEYLIMREADIYAIV, encoded by the coding sequence ATGTCAGTAAATGTAAAACCTTTGGCCGACCGTGTGCTAGTTGAAGCTGCTCCGGCTGAAGAAAAGACAGCTTTCGGAATTATCATTCCTGATACGGCAAAAGAAAAACCGCAAAAGGGAAAAGTTGTCGCAGTTGGCCCAGGCAAAAAAGATGAGCCAATGTCTGTGAAAGAAGGCGATGTGGTGCTTTACGGCAAGTACTCGGGTACTGAGTTGAGCATCGACGGCAAAGAGTATTTGATCATGCGTGAAGCAGACATCTACGCCATCGTTTAA
- the groL gene encoding chaperonin GroEL (60 kDa chaperone family; promotes refolding of misfolded polypeptides especially under stressful conditions; forms two stacked rings of heptamers to form a barrel-shaped 14mer; ends can be capped by GroES; misfolded proteins enter the barrel where they are refolded when GroES binds), which yields MAKQINFDTDARDRMKKGIDTLANAVKVTLGPKGRNVILDKKFGSPSITKDGVSVAKEIELADPIENMGAQLVKEVASKTADQAGDGTTTATVLAQSIYSIGAKNVAAGANPMDLKRGIDKAVLAIVSDLKGQSNSISTSVEITQVASISANNDLEIGQMISDAMDKVGKEGVITVEEARGTETEVKTVEGMQFDRGYLSAYFVTNTEKMEADLENPFILITEKKVSSMKELLPVLEQVAQTSRPLIIIAEDVDGEALSTLVVNKIRGALKVAAVKAPGFGDRRKAMLEDIAVLTGGTVLSEERGFKLENADISMLGQAEKVIIDKDNTTVVNGAGDQEAIKGRVSQIKAQIETTTSDYDREKLQERLAKLSGGVAIIYIGAATEVEMKEKKDRVDDALHATRAAVEEGIVAGGGVALIRAQAALDSLEGANADENTGIAIIKNAIESPLRTIVFNAGGEGSVVVQEVKNGKGAYGYNAREDKYEDLIKAGIIDPTKVTRLALENAASIAGLLLTTEAVVSEIPEEKPEAPMGGGHGMGGMM from the coding sequence ATGGCAAAACAAATTAACTTTGATACCGATGCTAGAGATCGCATGAAGAAAGGTATCGATACCCTTGCGAATGCGGTAAAAGTAACATTAGGACCAAAAGGCCGCAACGTAATCCTCGACAAAAAATTCGGCTCTCCATCCATCACAAAAGATGGTGTTTCTGTAGCCAAAGAAATCGAATTGGCAGACCCAATCGAAAACATGGGTGCTCAACTTGTAAAAGAAGTAGCCTCTAAAACTGCCGACCAAGCGGGTGACGGTACAACAACCGCAACCGTTTTGGCTCAATCTATCTACTCTATCGGTGCGAAAAACGTAGCCGCTGGAGCAAATCCAATGGATTTGAAAAGAGGTATCGACAAAGCCGTTCTAGCGATCGTAAGTGATCTTAAAGGACAGTCGAACAGCATTTCTACCTCTGTTGAAATCACGCAAGTAGCCTCTATCTCTGCCAACAACGACTTGGAAATCGGTCAAATGATTTCTGATGCCATGGATAAAGTGGGCAAAGAAGGTGTGATCACTGTAGAAGAAGCCCGTGGTACTGAAACCGAAGTGAAAACTGTAGAAGGTATGCAGTTCGACCGCGGTTACCTTTCGGCTTACTTTGTGACCAACACAGAGAAAATGGAAGCTGATTTGGAGAACCCGTTCATCCTTATCACAGAGAAGAAAGTATCTTCAATGAAAGAATTGCTTCCAGTATTGGAGCAAGTGGCACAAACTTCTCGCCCTTTGATTATCATTGCTGAAGATGTAGACGGCGAAGCCCTTTCTACATTGGTAGTGAACAAAATCCGTGGTGCTTTGAAAGTGGCTGCTGTGAAAGCCCCAGGTTTTGGCGACAGAAGAAAAGCCATGTTGGAAGACATCGCGGTATTGACAGGCGGAACTGTACTTTCTGAAGAAAGAGGTTTCAAATTGGAAAACGCCGACATCAGCATGCTTGGCCAAGCTGAAAAAGTGATCATCGACAAAGACAACACCACTGTAGTAAACGGTGCGGGCGATCAAGAGGCTATCAAAGGCCGTGTAAGCCAAATCAAAGCTCAGATTGAAACCACTACTTCTGATTACGACAGAGAGAAACTTCAAGAGCGTTTGGCCAAACTTTCAGGTGGTGTAGCCATTATCTATATCGGTGCAGCTACCGAAGTAGAAATGAAAGAGAAAAAAGACCGTGTAGACGACGCCCTTCACGCCACTCGTGCGGCTGTTGAAGAAGGTATCGTAGCCGGTGGTGGTGTAGCTTTGATCCGTGCTCAAGCTGCTTTGGATAGCCTTGAAGGTGCCAATGCTGACGAGAACACAGGTATCGCGATCATCAAAAACGCAATCGAATCGCCTTTGAGAACAATCGTTTTCAACGCAGGTGGCGAAGGTTCTGTTGTGGTTCAAGAAGTGAAAAACGGCAAAGGAGCTTATGGCTACAATGCTCGTGAAGATAAATACGAAGACCTAATCAAAGCGGGTATCATCGATCCTACGAAAGTAACTCGCTTGGCTTTGGAAAACGCAGCCTCTATCGCAGGTTTGTTGTTGACTACCGAAGCTGTAGTGTCTGAAATTCCTGAAGAAAAGCCTGAAGCTCCAATGGGTGGCGGACATGGCATGGGCGGCATGATGTAA
- a CDS encoding alpha/beta hydrolase family protein, with the protein MKTFSLFICLLALSLGLHAQSSMLCQGAYWTEDEANVVMKNFASEWQDQADWEARAQRIKKGLVEGMQLDKMPKISGQFNPIIRDKKVMDGYIVENIAIESFPGFYITGNLYRPIDETKKHAAILCPHGHLKDKRFTDYIQWRSASFARMGAVVFAYDMVGYGESNQVNHKMPIALLLQTWNSKRVLEYLLSRDDVDPERIGMTGGSGGGTQTFVLAAIDDRIKAAAPVVQVSAHFFGGCVCESGMPIHKSANHQTNNVEIAALCAPRPLLVVSDGADWTRNVPRVEFPYIQKVYALYNAEHRAENVHLPNERHDYGYSKRTAAYNFFAHNLKLNGGAIPYHDGFVEDFVEVLPRERLEVFTADQPRPSQALQGDQAVIDYLGIKVE; encoded by the coding sequence ATGAAAACGTTCAGCCTATTCATTTGTCTATTGGCTCTCTCATTGGGCCTGCACGCTCAATCTTCCATGCTTTGCCAAGGAGCCTATTGGACCGAAGACGAAGCCAATGTCGTGATGAAAAATTTTGCTTCCGAATGGCAAGACCAAGCCGATTGGGAAGCACGAGCCCAACGCATCAAAAAAGGCCTGGTGGAAGGCATGCAATTGGATAAAATGCCCAAGATTTCGGGGCAATTCAATCCCATTATCCGAGACAAGAAAGTGATGGACGGCTATATCGTCGAAAATATCGCCATCGAAAGTTTTCCAGGATTTTACATTACGGGTAACCTCTATCGACCAATTGATGAGACAAAAAAACATGCGGCTATTCTTTGTCCGCACGGGCATTTGAAAGACAAACGTTTTACAGATTATATCCAATGGCGAAGTGCTTCTTTTGCCCGAATGGGGGCCGTGGTCTTTGCCTACGACATGGTGGGTTATGGTGAATCGAACCAAGTAAACCATAAAATGCCCATTGCTCTTTTGCTTCAGACCTGGAACAGCAAACGTGTGCTCGAATATCTTTTGTCTCGCGACGACGTGGACCCAGAACGTATAGGTATGACGGGCGGATCGGGCGGAGGCACCCAGACCTTTGTATTGGCAGCCATCGACGACCGAATAAAAGCCGCCGCCCCTGTGGTGCAAGTATCGGCTCATTTTTTCGGAGGCTGTGTATGCGAGAGTGGCATGCCGATACACAAAAGTGCCAACCACCAAACGAACAATGTGGAAATTGCAGCACTCTGTGCCCCGCGTCCTTTGTTGGTGGTTTCAGATGGAGCCGATTGGACACGCAATGTGCCGCGAGTCGAATTTCCTTACATTCAAAAAGTGTATGCCCTTTACAATGCCGAGCACCGTGCCGAAAATGTTCACCTGCCCAATGAAAGACACGATTACGGCTATTCCAAACGTACGGCTGCCTACAACTTTTTTGCACACAATCTAAAATTGAATGGTGGTGCAATTCCCTACCACGACGGTTTTGTCGAAGATTTCGTAGAGGTCTTACCACGGGAAAGGCTCGAAGTATTTACTGCCGATCAACCTCGCCCCAGCCAAGCTTTGCAAGGTGACCAAGCCGTGATCGATTATTTGGGGATAAAAGTCGAATAA
- a CDS encoding CTP synthase, translating into MSGKQKTPKYIFVTGGVTSSLGKGIIASSLAKLLQARGLSVTIQKLDPYLNVDPGTLNPYEHGECYVTDDGAETDLDLGHYERFLNVRTSQINNVTTGRIYYNVLNKERKGEFLGKTVQVIPHITDEIKRNILDLGETGKYDIIITEIGGCVGDIESLPFLESVRQLKWDLGEHNMLTIHLTLIPYLTSAGELKTKPTQHSVKQLQEAGLQPDILVCRTEHSLPIDLKRKIALFCNVDVRSVIEAKDARTIYDVPLLMEKEKLDQRVLYMLDIYNDREADLGEWKRFLGRLKNPVAQVEIGLIGKYVELKDAYKSIIESFIHAGAENECKVRIKWIHSENLSPENIQEKLDGLDGVLVAPGFGERGIEGKISAVRYVRENNIPFFGICLGMQMAVIEFARNVLGLENAHSTEMEPDTDHPVIDLMESQQSVSIKGGTMRLGAYECALKEGSLAKRIYQRNSISERHRHRWEFNNTFREDFEKNGIVISGTNTENNLVEIIELQNHPFFLGVQFHPELKSTVLEPHPIFVHFVKAAMEYASNKV; encoded by the coding sequence ATGAGCGGGAAACAAAAAACACCAAAATACATCTTCGTAACAGGAGGTGTGACTTCTTCACTGGGCAAAGGAATTATTGCCTCTTCATTAGCTAAACTATTACAAGCCAGAGGCTTATCAGTAACCATCCAAAAATTGGATCCCTATTTGAATGTGGATCCGGGTACCTTGAATCCATACGAGCACGGCGAATGCTACGTCACCGATGACGGAGCCGAAACCGATCTCGATTTGGGCCACTATGAGCGTTTCCTGAATGTGCGTACATCGCAAATCAACAACGTCACAACAGGTCGTATTTACTACAATGTGTTGAACAAAGAGCGTAAAGGTGAATTCTTGGGCAAGACCGTACAGGTTATTCCCCATATCACCGACGAGATCAAAAGAAACATCTTGGACCTTGGCGAAACAGGAAAATACGACATCATCATCACCGAAATCGGCGGTTGCGTGGGCGACATCGAATCCTTGCCTTTCTTGGAGTCGGTCAGACAATTGAAATGGGATTTGGGCGAACACAATATGCTCACCATTCACTTGACCCTCATTCCATACCTTACTTCGGCAGGTGAATTGAAAACAAAGCCTACGCAGCATTCTGTGAAGCAATTGCAGGAAGCGGGGCTTCAGCCCGACATTCTGGTTTGCCGTACCGAGCATTCGCTGCCCATTGACCTGAAACGTAAAATCGCCCTTTTCTGCAATGTGGATGTGCGTTCGGTAATCGAGGCCAAAGATGCCCGTACCATTTACGACGTGCCTTTGCTCATGGAAAAGGAAAAATTGGACCAACGCGTATTGTACATGCTCGACATCTACAACGACCGTGAGGCCGATCTGGGCGAATGGAAGCGTTTTTTGGGCAGACTCAAAAATCCTGTTGCTCAGGTAGAGATTGGCCTAATCGGGAAATACGTAGAATTGAAAGATGCTTACAAATCCATTATCGAATCTTTCATTCATGCTGGTGCCGAAAACGAATGCAAAGTCCGTATCAAATGGATTCATTCTGAGAACCTTAGCCCAGAAAACATCCAAGAAAAACTGGATGGACTCGACGGCGTTTTGGTCGCCCCTGGTTTCGGAGAAAGAGGCATCGAAGGAAAAATAAGTGCGGTAAGGTATGTGCGTGAAAACAACATTCCATTCTTTGGTATTTGTTTGGGTATGCAGATGGCCGTGATCGAATTTGCCCGTAATGTATTGGGACTCGAAAACGCCCATTCTACAGAAATGGAACCGGATACAGACCATCCGGTTATCGATCTCATGGAAAGTCAGCAATCGGTATCGATCAAAGGCGGAACCATGCGTTTGGGAGCTTACGAATGTGCCTTGAAAGAAGGCAGTTTGGCCAAAAGGATTTACCAAAGAAACAGCATCTCGGAAAGGCATCGCCACCGTTGGGAATTCAACAACACATTCCGCGAAGATTTCGAGAAAAACGGCATTGTGATTTCCGGAACGAATACCGAAAACAATTTGGTGGAAATCATCGAACTGCAAAACCACCCGTTTTTCTTGGGTGTGCAGTTCCATCCCGAATTGAAAAGTACGGTTTTAGAACCTCATCCGATTTTCGTACATTTCGTAAAAGC